A single genomic interval of Clostridium facile harbors:
- the mnmA gene encoding tRNA 2-thiouridine(34) synthase MnmA has translation MKQKVMIGMSGGVDSSAAAGLLLEQGYDVVGVTFRLWKPQDEWPDLFANKVKDDIADARKVCDHLGIPHHVIDMREEFKRDVIENFVSEYQAGRTPSPCIVCNQKIKFGLFYEKAKELGADFISTGHYARIDQDKTGIWQLKTSFYPEKDQSYFLYHIPYDRLPHILFPLGNYTKPQVREIAEKFGFEHVSRKKDSQEICFIDAKEGYGKFLERYVGTVPPKGNFVDSKGNPLGQHKGIWYYTVGQRKGLGMAFGKPMYVASIDPSSNTVCLKDDQEIYHDQLTISDICYLLPEPLTSPTKVMVKIRNRAPYAAATLIPLENGNANIQFDQPQRAITKGQSAVCYQGEAVIAGGVIIE, from the coding sequence TTGAAACAAAAAGTAATGATCGGAATGAGCGGTGGTGTAGATAGCTCAGCCGCTGCCGGCCTCTTATTAGAGCAGGGCTATGATGTTGTGGGAGTTACCTTTCGATTATGGAAACCCCAGGACGAATGGCCGGATTTATTCGCGAACAAGGTAAAAGATGATATTGCAGACGCCAGAAAAGTATGCGACCATTTGGGTATCCCCCATCATGTAATTGATATGAGGGAAGAATTCAAACGGGATGTCATTGAAAATTTTGTATCTGAATATCAAGCAGGTCGTACCCCTAGCCCATGTATTGTATGTAACCAAAAAATCAAGTTTGGATTATTTTACGAGAAAGCAAAAGAATTAGGCGCTGACTTTATTTCTACTGGTCATTACGCCAGAATCGACCAGGATAAAACCGGGATTTGGCAGTTAAAAACCTCTTTTTATCCTGAAAAAGACCAAAGTTATTTTTTGTATCACATTCCTTATGACCGCCTGCCCCATATCCTGTTCCCATTGGGGAATTATACAAAACCACAGGTACGGGAAATTGCTGAAAAATTCGGATTTGAACATGTTTCCCGAAAAAAAGATAGTCAGGAAATCTGCTTTATAGACGCAAAAGAAGGCTATGGAAAGTTCCTGGAACGTTATGTAGGAACAGTTCCTCCAAAAGGCAATTTTGTGGACAGTAAAGGGAATCCATTAGGGCAGCACAAAGGAATTTGGTATTATACAGTGGGGCAGCGGAAAGGCCTTGGAATGGCATTTGGAAAACCGATGTATGTAGCTAGTATTGATCCTTCTTCCAATACGGTATGTTTGAAGGACGACCAAGAAATTTATCATGACCAGCTCACGATCTCGGATATCTGTTACCTTTTGCCAGAACCGCTTACCAGCCCTACAAAAGTAATGGTAAAAATCAGAAACCGCGCCCCTTATGCGGCGGCAACATTGATTCCATTGGAGAATGGCAATGCAAACATACAGTTTGACCAGCCCCAACGTGCAATCACAAAAGGGCAATCCGCTGTTTGTTATCAAGGGGAAGCTGTCATTGCAGGAGGTGTTATTATTGAATAG